From a single Planctellipticum variicoloris genomic region:
- a CDS encoding 3-keto-disaccharide hydrolase, producing the protein MLRTCFATLLTVATAAVGFAAEGPEAGFVSLFDGKTLKGWKINENPDAWKIEDGAIRANGDRSHLFYVGDDKPFKNFELRVDVLTKKNSNGGIYFHTKYQDEGWPKYGFECQVNNSYEKDPRKTASLYAVKDCLDVHVKDDVWYTETIIVQGKHIITKINDKVVIDYTEPADAKAGDDFTRVVDEGTFALQAHDPGSTVYFKNIRVKRLP; encoded by the coding sequence ATGCTGCGCACCTGTTTTGCCACACTGTTAACTGTGGCCACCGCCGCCGTCGGTTTTGCCGCCGAAGGCCCCGAGGCCGGATTCGTCAGCCTGTTTGACGGAAAGACCCTCAAGGGCTGGAAGATCAACGAGAATCCCGACGCCTGGAAGATCGAGGACGGGGCCATCCGCGCCAACGGCGACCGCAGCCACCTCTTCTACGTCGGCGACGACAAGCCCTTCAAGAACTTCGAGCTCCGCGTCGACGTGCTGACGAAGAAGAACAGCAACGGCGGCATCTACTTCCACACGAAGTACCAGGACGAGGGCTGGCCGAAGTACGGCTTCGAGTGCCAGGTCAACAACTCGTACGAGAAAGACCCCCGCAAGACGGCCAGTCTCTACGCGGTCAAGGACTGCCTCGACGTTCACGTCAAAGACGACGTCTGGTACACCGAGACGATTATCGTCCAGGGCAAGCACATCATCACCAAGATCAACGACAAGGTCGTCATCGACTACACCGAACCGGCCGACGCCAAGGCAGGCGACGACTTCACCCGCGTCGTCGACGAAGGGACCTTCGCCCTCCAGGCCCACGACCCCGGCAGCACCGTCTACTTCAAGAACATCCGCGTCAAACGCCTCCCGTAA
- a CDS encoding sulfatase, whose translation MRVTFAAALLLASLAVLPLSAADRPNVLMIAIDDLNDWVGCLGGHPQVKTPHMDALAARGTLFTNAHCQSPLCNPSRTSLLTGLRPTTTGVYTLAPGMRDVAALQHTVTLPQYFRNEGYFTAVFGKIYHDGSIKPADRPKEVDVWGIAPGMPRPPKKLAEGVGDHPAMDWGVFPADDKQQADWKIADAAIEQLKTAPAGKPFFIAAGFRLPHVPCFASQPWSDLYPDATLQMPPVKDDDRADVPDFAWYLHWKLPEPRLSKLKRVGHWRDLVQSYLASTSFMDSQIGRVIAALEATGKADNTIICLWSDHGWHLGEKGITGKNTLWERSTRVPLIFAGPGVTPGSRCAEPAELLDVYPTLIDLCGLPARGGLEGQSLKPQLEHAATPRYWPAITSHNQGNHTIRSRQWRYIRYADGSEELYDMQQDPNEWTNLARNPQYAEVIRDHQRWLPQIDQPAVPGSAHRLLERKGNDWIWEGEKIVPSELER comes from the coding sequence ATGAGAGTGACCTTCGCCGCGGCCCTGCTGCTGGCCTCCCTCGCCGTTCTGCCCCTCAGCGCCGCCGACCGCCCCAACGTCCTGATGATCGCCATCGACGATCTCAATGACTGGGTCGGCTGTCTCGGCGGGCATCCGCAGGTCAAGACGCCCCACATGGACGCCTTGGCCGCCCGCGGAACACTCTTCACCAACGCCCACTGCCAGTCGCCCCTCTGCAATCCGTCGCGCACGAGTCTGCTGACAGGGCTCCGGCCGACGACGACCGGCGTCTACACCCTCGCCCCCGGCATGCGGGATGTCGCGGCGCTCCAGCACACCGTCACGCTCCCTCAGTACTTCCGTAATGAGGGGTACTTCACAGCAGTCTTTGGCAAGATCTATCACGACGGTTCGATCAAGCCGGCCGATCGCCCGAAAGAAGTTGACGTCTGGGGCATCGCCCCCGGCATGCCCAGGCCGCCGAAGAAACTCGCCGAGGGCGTCGGCGATCACCCGGCGATGGACTGGGGCGTCTTCCCCGCGGACGACAAGCAGCAGGCCGACTGGAAGATTGCGGACGCCGCCATCGAACAGCTCAAGACCGCCCCCGCCGGCAAGCCGTTCTTCATCGCCGCCGGCTTCCGCCTGCCGCACGTCCCCTGCTTTGCGTCGCAGCCCTGGTCCGATCTGTATCCCGACGCCACGCTGCAGATGCCTCCCGTCAAAGACGACGACCGGGCTGACGTGCCGGACTTCGCCTGGTATCTGCATTGGAAGCTCCCCGAGCCCCGGCTCTCGAAACTCAAACGGGTCGGTCACTGGCGGGATCTCGTCCAATCCTACCTGGCCTCGACCAGCTTCATGGATTCGCAGATCGGCCGGGTGATCGCCGCTCTCGAAGCGACGGGCAAGGCCGACAACACGATCATCTGCCTCTGGTCCGATCATGGCTGGCACTTGGGGGAAAAGGGGATCACCGGCAAGAACACGCTGTGGGAGCGCTCGACCCGCGTCCCGCTGATCTTCGCCGGACCGGGAGTGACGCCCGGCAGCCGCTGTGCGGAACCGGCCGAACTGCTCGACGTCTACCCGACGCTGATCGACCTGTGCGGGCTGCCTGCGCGCGGCGGACTGGAGGGTCAAAGCCTGAAGCCCCAGCTCGAACACGCCGCGACGCCCCGTTACTGGCCCGCCATCACCAGCCACAACCAAGGGAACCACACGATCCGCAGCCGGCAGTGGCGGTATATCCGCTATGCCGACGGCTCCGAAGAGCTGTATGACATGCAGCAGGATCCGAACGAATGGACCAACCTGGCCCGCAACCCGCAGTATGCGGAGGTGATCCGCGACCACCAGCGCTGGCTTCCGCAGATCGACCAGCCGGCCGTGCCCGGCAGCGCCCACCGCCTGCTGGAGCGAAAGGGGAATGACTGGATCTGGGAAGGCGAAAAGATCGTGCCGTCGGAGCTGGAGCGGTAA
- a CDS encoding helix-turn-helix domain-containing protein — translation MSAQPSVSPGDESPQPLLGQKIREQRAHRGWDQSRLAREAGISRTTLSQLENGKGPEPRPSTVGKVSQALGLPPAWWDDDRNAASAFDRATNPEVQAVAGRYPEIFANLTSTDWEELHSVFGTGGALTEEGVLTQVARLQEKRELIRQLEVVLETHLGEAATAMIRGLYERVVLPAESSAKVEEL, via the coding sequence ATGTCCGCGCAGCCCTCCGTTTCCCCCGGCGATGAATCGCCACAACCCCTGCTGGGACAGAAGATTCGGGAACAGCGCGCGCACCGCGGCTGGGACCAGTCGCGGCTGGCGCGCGAGGCAGGAATCTCGCGGACCACCCTGTCGCAACTCGAAAACGGCAAAGGCCCGGAACCCCGACCGTCGACCGTCGGAAAAGTCAGCCAGGCCCTGGGCCTTCCGCCGGCCTGGTGGGATGACGACCGGAACGCCGCCAGCGCGTTCGACCGGGCGACGAATCCGGAAGTCCAGGCGGTTGCCGGTCGCTACCCCGAGATCTTCGCAAACCTGACCTCGACGGACTGGGAGGAATTGCATTCCGTATTCGGCACCGGCGGCGCGCTGACCGAAGAGGGTGTCCTGACGCAGGTCGCCCGCTTGCAGGAGAAACGAGAACTGATCCGCCAATTGGAAGTCGTCCTGGAAACCCACCTCGGCGAAGCGGCGACCGCGATGATCCGTGGTCTCTATGAGCGAGTCGTTTTACCCGCAGAATCGTCAGCCAAAGTCGAAGAACTGTGA
- a CDS encoding transposase: MTAANSWSRRSYPSDLTHSQWYRIAPLLERGRGSGRPLQLPPREVVNAINYRWTTGCSWRMLPHDLPRWEAVYAHFRRWQRNGTLKRLREELTRPVRMRRGQS; this comes from the coding sequence ATGACGGCGGCGAATTCCTGGTCGCGCCGGAGCTATCCGAGCGACCTGACACATTCGCAGTGGTATCGGATTGCTCCGTTGCTCGAACGCGGACGGGGATCCGGACGGCCATTGCAATTGCCGCCGCGCGAGGTCGTCAACGCCATCAACTACCGCTGGACGACGGGTTGCTCCTGGCGGATGCTGCCCCACGATTTGCCGCGCTGGGAGGCGGTTTATGCCCACTTTCGCCGCTGGCAAAGAAACGGCACGCTGAAACGGCTCCGTGAAGAACTGACGCGTCCCGTGCGAATGCGGCGAGGCCAATCGTAA
- a CDS encoding galactose oxidase, with product MKLPFAALILSTLVINPGWSQEVETGPDWVRVAERADWQARDSQGELVYKDRLWIFGGWFQSFEAPPRDVWSSADGKTWNLVAKEAPWKHSDLPMTVVHNDRMWLMGGWYNGRLPGHEASHEVWSSTDGAKWELATPHADWTPRLAAGLVEFKGRMWLLGGIENYYFGDAKSLKNDVWSSADGKSWELATADAGWSPRAYHQALVFNDRIYVFGGGNYVPEYHAKNDVWSSADGVHWREETASAGWSPRLWFSSAVYRDRIWVVGGWSNNPARNQGDVWSSRDGKTWTQLKSNVIWKERHEHSLFVFQDKLWLAGGHAQPLSNEVWTLELPKE from the coding sequence ATGAAGCTGCCGTTCGCCGCCCTGATACTTTCCACTCTCGTCATCAATCCTGGCTGGAGCCAGGAGGTTGAGACCGGACCCGACTGGGTGCGCGTCGCCGAGCGCGCCGACTGGCAGGCTCGGGATTCGCAGGGAGAGTTGGTTTACAAGGATCGACTGTGGATCTTCGGCGGCTGGTTTCAGTCGTTCGAAGCGCCGCCGCGAGACGTCTGGTCTTCGGCCGACGGCAAGACCTGGAATCTGGTCGCGAAGGAAGCGCCGTGGAAGCACAGCGACCTGCCGATGACGGTCGTCCACAACGATCGCATGTGGCTCATGGGAGGCTGGTACAACGGCCGGTTGCCCGGCCACGAAGCCAGTCACGAGGTCTGGTCGTCGACCGATGGCGCGAAATGGGAGCTGGCGACGCCCCATGCGGACTGGACGCCCCGACTCGCCGCGGGGCTGGTGGAGTTCAAGGGCCGGATGTGGCTGCTGGGCGGGATCGAGAACTACTATTTCGGCGATGCGAAGAGCCTGAAGAACGATGTCTGGTCATCGGCAGACGGCAAGTCCTGGGAGCTGGCGACGGCGGACGCGGGGTGGTCGCCGCGAGCGTACCATCAGGCATTGGTCTTCAACGACCGCATCTACGTCTTCGGGGGGGGCAACTATGTGCCCGAGTATCATGCGAAGAACGACGTCTGGAGCTCCGCCGACGGCGTCCACTGGCGGGAAGAAACGGCCTCCGCCGGCTGGTCGCCCCGCCTGTGGTTTTCGTCGGCGGTCTATCGGGACCGGATCTGGGTCGTCGGGGGCTGGTCGAACAATCCCGCACGCAACCAGGGCGACGTCTGGTCCTCGCGCGACGGCAAGACCTGGACCCAGCTCAAGTCGAACGTGATCTGGAAAGAACGTCACGAACATTCGTTGTTCGTGTTTCAGGACAAGCTCTGGCTCGCCGGCGGCCACGCCCAGCCGCTCAGCAATGAGGTCTGGACGCTGGAGCTGCCGAAGGAATAG
- a CDS encoding platelet-activating factor acetylhydrolase IB subunit: protein MRRWTALLCTVAAFVTAGAIHAQENDAVKPVPRDGGWMKRHESFNERVKQGNVDLIFIGDSITQGWEGAGKDVWAKHYTPRNAVNLGIGGDRTQHVLWRLDNGNIAGIHPKLAVIMIGTNNSGTNTPEQIAEGTTAIVNKLRTALPETKILLLAVFPRGADNNDAKRQVNEKTNAIVAKLADGKTIEYLDIGPKFLAEDGTLSREIMPDLLHLNPKSYQIWADAIEEHVARMMDEKK, encoded by the coding sequence ATGCGCCGCTGGACTGCTCTGCTCTGCACCGTTGCCGCGTTCGTCACCGCGGGTGCGATTCACGCCCAGGAAAACGACGCCGTGAAGCCGGTTCCCCGCGACGGGGGCTGGATGAAGCGGCACGAGTCGTTCAATGAACGGGTCAAACAGGGGAACGTCGATCTGATCTTTATCGGCGACTCGATCACTCAAGGCTGGGAAGGGGCCGGCAAAGACGTCTGGGCGAAGCACTACACGCCCCGAAATGCCGTCAACCTGGGGATCGGCGGCGACCGGACCCAGCACGTTCTGTGGCGGCTGGACAACGGCAACATCGCGGGGATTCACCCGAAGCTGGCGGTGATCATGATCGGCACCAACAACTCGGGGACCAATACCCCGGAGCAGATCGCCGAGGGGACGACCGCCATCGTCAACAAGCTCCGGACCGCGCTGCCGGAGACGAAGATCCTGCTGCTGGCGGTCTTTCCCCGCGGGGCCGACAACAACGACGCCAAGCGCCAGGTCAATGAGAAGACCAACGCCATCGTGGCGAAGCTCGCCGACGGCAAGACGATCGAATACCTCGACATCGGCCCGAAGTTCCTCGCGGAAGACGGGACGCTGAGCAGGGAGATCATGCCCGACCTGCTGCACCTCAACCCCAAGAGCTACCAGATCTGGGCCGATGCCATCGAAGAGCACGTCGCCCGGATGATGGACGAGAAGAAATAG
- a CDS encoding Ldh family oxidoreductase has protein sequence MPVLSESRLLEFTEALFLAAGLPPEHAHIVADSLVQANLRGHDSHGVMRVPFYIGRVKDGALNPAAKLKIEKESACSIVADGQWGMGQVLAQDLTRRLIEKCETAAIACGTLKHSSHIGRLGEYAEMAAARGFAAMICANTHGAAQRVAPVGGKRPRLGTNPICIGMPGGEAGPFVFDIGTSATAEGKVRVKKIAGQQIPLGWVLDPDGKPTTDPNQLYGDPPGTILPLGGDQGYKGFGLAYMIEMLCGGMSGGQCSYPNPPPPIGNCAWFLVINPEFFGGSNHLLQEAKALEAYVRSVPLIDGVKEVFLPGDPERRTMEGRKVHGIPLDDGNWKALTELAAQLNVPVPAV, from the coding sequence GTGCCCGTCCTGAGTGAATCGCGATTGCTGGAGTTCACCGAGGCCCTGTTTCTCGCCGCCGGCCTCCCCCCCGAACACGCTCACATCGTCGCCGACAGCCTCGTCCAGGCGAATCTGCGCGGCCACGATTCTCACGGCGTGATGCGCGTGCCGTTCTACATCGGGCGGGTCAAAGACGGCGCCCTCAACCCGGCGGCGAAACTCAAGATCGAAAAGGAATCCGCCTGTTCGATCGTTGCCGATGGACAATGGGGCATGGGGCAGGTCCTCGCCCAGGATCTGACCCGCCGGCTGATCGAAAAATGCGAGACCGCCGCGATCGCCTGCGGCACGCTCAAGCACTCGTCGCACATCGGCCGGCTGGGCGAATACGCCGAAATGGCCGCCGCTCGCGGATTTGCCGCGATGATCTGCGCCAACACGCACGGAGCCGCCCAGCGCGTGGCGCCGGTCGGCGGCAAACGCCCGCGACTGGGAACGAATCCGATCTGTATCGGCATGCCGGGCGGAGAAGCAGGACCGTTCGTGTTCGACATCGGCACCAGCGCCACCGCCGAGGGAAAAGTCCGCGTCAAGAAGATCGCCGGCCAGCAGATTCCGCTCGGCTGGGTGCTCGATCCGGACGGTAAGCCAACGACCGATCCCAACCAGCTCTACGGCGATCCTCCGGGGACGATCCTTCCGCTCGGAGGCGACCAGGGCTACAAAGGCTTCGGTCTGGCCTACATGATCGAGATGCTCTGCGGCGGAATGTCCGGCGGACAATGTTCCTATCCGAATCCGCCGCCTCCAATCGGCAACTGCGCCTGGTTCCTCGTCATCAATCCGGAGTTCTTCGGCGGATCGAACCACCTGCTGCAGGAAGCGAAGGCGCTCGAAGCCTATGTCCGCAGCGTGCCGCTGATCGACGGCGTGAAAGAGGTCTTCCTGCCCGGCGATCCGGAACGACGCACGATGGAAGGTCGGAAGGTCCACGGCATCCCGCTGGACGACGGCAACTGGAAAGCCCTGACGGAACTGGCCGCACAGCTCAACGTACCAGTTCCGGCGGTATAG
- a CDS encoding redoxin domain-containing protein produces MALRWLLLLAVALVSASPLSAAGPRIGDQISDLRFKDIRFLPRSLQDLGEHQAYVFVFTNTTCPIVQRSWPKLKRLHDEFRDRGVQIVSINVGPEDEIPEIAQQGIDFGLDFPLAKDSSGDCATALGVERTPEVVILDKEHRLRYRGRIDDQLRLGGERPGATREDLRLALEDLLAGRTVAVSETPVDGCRITRAQPVASAEPVTFYEHIVPLLQQHCQECHHPGGGSPFSLITLEEVSSQAEMIAEVVGDRRMPPWYASRQHRFANERGLSRAERDQFAVWVQSGRPAGNPEQAPPPRAFHDGKWEIGDPDLVIKALETHELPAEGFVDYKYVVLPYVFLQETWISAAEILPSNPGTVHHCNLGYFAVGKQFDDSNFITGRVPGGTAMRLDDGLAFRIPANSVIGLQIHYTTTGKPEKNRMSVGFNYPRNPVRKELHHVQVTTSKFAIPPGAGAHPVTASRTLPCHASGIGMFSHMHLRGKDMTFVAYPPEGEPETLLSIPNYHYDWQQNYRWEPGTKKFPPGTRIEVTAHFDNSRFNPFNPDPTVTVKNGPQTVHEMMFGFFFYTDDSEALDLKIDPRNGRVMQAAAE; encoded by the coding sequence ATGGCTCTGCGCTGGTTGCTGCTCCTCGCCGTCGCGCTCGTCTCGGCTTCGCCCCTTTCCGCGGCAGGACCGCGGATCGGAGATCAGATCTCCGACCTGCGATTCAAGGACATTCGCTTTCTGCCACGTTCGCTGCAGGATCTGGGCGAGCACCAGGCGTACGTCTTCGTTTTCACCAATACGACCTGCCCGATCGTCCAGAGATCGTGGCCGAAATTGAAGCGGCTCCACGACGAGTTTCGCGATCGCGGCGTCCAGATCGTGAGCATCAACGTGGGTCCCGAGGACGAGATCCCCGAAATCGCCCAGCAGGGGATCGACTTCGGCCTCGACTTTCCGCTCGCCAAGGACTCCAGCGGCGACTGCGCGACGGCGCTGGGCGTCGAGCGGACCCCCGAGGTCGTCATCCTCGACAAGGAACATCGCCTGCGCTATCGCGGTCGGATCGACGATCAATTGCGGCTGGGGGGCGAACGCCCGGGAGCAACCCGCGAAGACCTGAGGCTCGCTCTGGAAGACCTGCTCGCCGGTCGGACCGTCGCCGTGTCGGAGACCCCCGTGGACGGCTGCCGGATCACCCGCGCACAGCCGGTGGCGTCAGCGGAACCGGTGACCTTCTACGAACACATCGTGCCGTTGCTGCAGCAGCACTGCCAGGAGTGTCATCACCCCGGCGGCGGTTCGCCGTTCTCGCTGATCACGCTGGAGGAGGTCTCCAGCCAGGCCGAAATGATCGCCGAAGTCGTTGGCGACCGGCGGATGCCGCCGTGGTACGCCAGCCGGCAGCATCGCTTCGCCAACGAACGCGGACTCTCCCGCGCCGAGCGCGACCAGTTCGCCGTCTGGGTGCAATCCGGCCGACCGGCAGGCAATCCCGAGCAGGCTCCGCCCCCCCGCGCGTTTCACGACGGCAAGTGGGAGATCGGCGATCCCGATCTGGTCATCAAAGCCCTGGAAACGCACGAACTCCCCGCAGAGGGCTTCGTGGACTACAAATATGTCGTCCTGCCCTATGTGTTTCTCCAGGAGACCTGGATCTCGGCGGCGGAGATTCTGCCGTCGAATCCCGGAACGGTGCACCACTGCAACCTGGGCTATTTCGCCGTGGGGAAACAGTTCGACGACAGCAATTTCATCACGGGACGTGTGCCCGGCGGGACGGCGATGCGGCTCGACGACGGCCTGGCCTTTCGCATTCCGGCAAATTCCGTCATCGGGCTGCAGATTCACTACACGACGACCGGCAAACCGGAGAAGAACCGGATGTCGGTCGGCTTCAACTACCCGCGCAACCCGGTCCGCAAAGAGCTGCATCACGTGCAGGTGACAACCTCAAAGTTCGCCATCCCACCCGGTGCGGGCGCTCATCCAGTCACCGCCAGTCGCACGCTCCCCTGTCACGCCAGCGGAATCGGCATGTTCTCCCACATGCATCTCCGCGGGAAAGACATGACGTTCGTCGCCTACCCTCCCGAAGGGGAGCCCGAGACGCTGCTGTCGATTCCCAACTATCACTACGACTGGCAGCAGAATTACCGATGGGAACCGGGCACGAAAAAGTTCCCGCCGGGAACGCGGATCGAAGTCACCGCCCACTTCGACAATTCGCGGTTCAATCCGTTCAATCCCGACCCGACCGTGACCGTCAAAAATGGTCCTCAGACCGTGCACGAGATGATGTTCGGGTTTTTCTTTTACACGGATGACAGCGAAGCACTGGATCTCAAGATCGATCCGCGGAACGGGCGGGTCATGCAGGCCGCGGCGGAGTGA
- a CDS encoding sulfatase, whose translation MFRAFLMLVILCNAARPTSAADRPNVLLICVDDLKPLLGCYGDKTVKSPNIDRLAARGMLFENAYCNQAVCAPSRNSLLTGLRPQTLGIYDLGTNFRRSRPEAITLPQHFKANGYRTEALGKIFHVGHGNHEDPASWSVPHWKAEVIAYALPESRAKQGLTREEALFSNKKAQGLPRGAAYESANVADDAYPDGRTADEAIRRLKAPSKKPDQPFLLAVGFVKPHLPFCAPKRYWDLYDRAQFEPAARQTPPDGAPSYAPQFGGELRQYSGIPDKGALDAELQRTLIHGYHAATSYMDAQLGRVLDALDETGLAQNTIIVLWGDHGWHLGDHGIWCKHTNYEQATRIPVLVTAPGVTRPGTRTSSLAETVDIYPTVCELAGLPAPEGLDGRSFVPTLRDPSAATKDSIIHVYPRGPRLGRAIRTSRYRLVEWKKFGDAKEPAEFELYDYQTDPSETKNLAAERPEVVAELQKLLAAHPAAKPPVK comes from the coding sequence ATGTTTCGTGCATTTCTGATGCTCGTGATCCTGTGCAACGCCGCCCGGCCGACTTCGGCGGCCGACCGCCCGAATGTTCTGCTGATCTGCGTGGACGACCTCAAGCCGCTGCTCGGCTGCTACGGCGACAAGACGGTGAAATCGCCCAATATCGACCGGCTGGCCGCCCGCGGGATGCTCTTCGAAAACGCTTACTGCAACCAGGCCGTCTGCGCTCCCTCGCGAAACTCGCTGCTGACCGGGCTCCGTCCGCAGACGCTGGGGATCTACGACCTCGGCACCAACTTCCGTCGGTCCCGCCCCGAGGCGATCACGCTTCCGCAGCACTTCAAAGCCAACGGCTACCGGACCGAGGCGCTCGGCAAGATCTTCCACGTGGGTCACGGCAATCACGAAGATCCTGCTTCCTGGAGCGTGCCCCACTGGAAGGCGGAGGTCATCGCGTATGCACTGCCCGAGAGCCGGGCGAAGCAGGGGCTGACGCGCGAAGAGGCTCTGTTCTCCAATAAGAAGGCGCAGGGGCTCCCCCGCGGCGCCGCCTACGAATCGGCCAACGTCGCCGACGATGCCTATCCCGACGGCCGGACCGCCGATGAAGCGATCCGCCGGCTAAAGGCACCCAGCAAGAAACCTGACCAGCCGTTCCTGCTCGCCGTCGGTTTCGTGAAGCCCCACCTGCCGTTCTGCGCCCCCAAACGCTACTGGGATCTCTACGACCGCGCTCAGTTCGAGCCGGCCGCCCGGCAGACTCCTCCTGACGGCGCCCCGAGCTACGCCCCGCAGTTCGGCGGCGAGTTGCGCCAGTATTCCGGCATCCCGGACAAGGGCGCCCTCGACGCCGAGCTGCAGCGGACCCTGATCCACGGCTACCACGCGGCGACCAGCTACATGGACGCCCAGCTCGGCCGCGTGCTCGACGCACTCGACGAGACGGGCCTGGCGCAGAACACGATCATCGTCCTGTGGGGGGATCACGGCTGGCACCTGGGAGACCACGGGATCTGGTGCAAGCACACCAACTACGAACAGGCCACCCGCATTCCGGTCCTGGTGACCGCGCCGGGCGTCACGCGGCCCGGCACGCGTACGTCCTCGCTGGCGGAGACGGTCGACATCTATCCCACCGTCTGCGAACTCGCGGGCCTGCCGGCTCCTGAGGGACTCGACGGCCGCAGCTTCGTCCCCACGCTCCGCGATCCTTCCGCAGCCACAAAGGACTCGATCATCCACGTTTACCCCCGCGGCCCGCGCCTCGGCCGGGCGATCCGGACCTCACGCTACCGCCTCGTCGAGTGGAAGAAGTTTGGTGATGCGAAGGAGCCAGCGGAGTTCGAACTGTACGACTACCAGACCGACCCGTCCGAAACGAAGAATCTGGCAGCCGAGCGGCCGGAAGTGGTCGCGGAGCTTCAAAAACTGCTCGCCGCGCACCCGGCGGCGAAGCCGCCGGTGAAGTGA